A genomic segment from Dendropsophus ebraccatus isolate aDenEbr1 chromosome 7, aDenEbr1.pat, whole genome shotgun sequence encodes:
- the LOC138796444 gene encoding vomeronasal type-2 receptor 26-like, with product MRGWRGPQIFAPDGQIRIKLLEYEQLMAFIFAIDEINRNPDILPNVTLGYHVFDSCGNINKVIKDVLHIMTGIWSPFGIPNYSYKKHSRLAGYIGDLHSSTTVPMAQFLSMFGYTQISYGARDPLLSDRKLYPNFFRTVQDYEIQHVAIAKLIKRFGWNWVGVITSADDPGEREAEHLTQTLSEYGICTEFNHKVSEKKDSIKKIKELKSSSSQIFIICGTFATSYMQSLPDIADILGQRTAILPASWSSAVEFTNPFFNYMLDHSLVFVPPFRHIPGFREHLFTFHPSTRPHDKILEDIWIQLYSCLSGNKRKDKLYSIDFDITLHNCTEEKTYEKLFKNIGDPVAYKVYLSVMSMAHALHDLSTFLHITGAKELKAFRYQNTTSLLHNRITGISGHSSPGGRHPVGQQANSHHRREKRSGELRNFLLNAKILLDKGGYSKFNEKGEMPEYLFIENWVKEKWKPSNRSHHASYHYAVGSFSPSQEGEKQMTVFPQRITWRHGKMPVSLCSDPCFPGTRRSPKETYHTCCHDCISCPEGHISNVSGSENCQKCPDGQWPNDERDECFPKIIEYLSYDDDIMAAVFSSISGLFLIITVSVSGIFISFLDSPIVKANNRSISFILLLSLKLSLFCVFLFIGRPDDITCMLRQISTGVTFTVAVSSILAKTIMVSIAFKATRPGSSWRKWMGVKLPNSVVLICSSLQLLNGVIWLGVSPPSQEQDMDSYPGKIIIQCNEGYVGAFYFMLGYLGFLAAVSFVLAFMVRTLPDIYNEAKYITFSMLVFCSVWICAIPAYLSSKGKNMVMVEIFAILASEIGILSCIFFPKCYNIISRPEMNSKRQFLEKQ from the exons ATGCGAGgatggcgcggaccgcagatcttcgctccggacggccagatcag AATAAAACTCCTAGAATATGAGCAGCTGATGGCTTTTATTTTTGCCATTGATGAAATTAACAGGAACCCCGATATCCTCCCTAATGTCACCCTGGGGTATCATGTGTTTGATTCCTGTGgaaatataaataaagttataaagGACGTTCTGCATATAATGACCGGGATTTGGAGCCCATTTGGAATTCCTAACTATTCCTATAAGAAGCACAGTAGACTGGCCGGTTACATTGGAGATCTCCATTCATCCACTACAGTGCCCATGGCCCAATTTTTGAGCATGTTTGGATACACTCAG ATCAGTTATGGAGCCAGAGATCCACTACTTAGCGACAGGAAGCTGTATCCAAACTTTTTCCGAACTGTGCAGGACTATGAGATACAACATGTGGCGAttgcaaaattaataaaaagattCGGATGGAACTGGGTCGGGGTCATAACCTCAGCCGATGACCCCGGAGAACGTGAAGCTGAACATCTGACCCAAACACTCAGCGAATATGGGATTTGCACTGAATTCAACCATAAAGTTTCCGAAAAAAaagattcaataaaaaaaatcaaagaacTTAAATCTTCTTCTTCTCAGATTTTTATTATTTGCGGGACATTCGCCACGAGTTATATGCAGTCACTTCCTGACATAGCAGACATTCTGGGACAAAGAACGGCCATCCTTCCGGCATCATGGTCAAGTGCCGTAGAATTTACTAatcctttttttaattatatgctGGATCATAGTCTGGTGTTTGTTCCTCCATTCCGTCACATCCCTGGATTTAGGGAACATTTATTTACCTTTCATCCATCTACCCGACCCCATGATAAGATACTGGAGGACatctggatacaattgtattccTGCCTCTCAGGAAACAAGCGTAAAGATAAATTATATTCCATAGACTTCGATATAACTCTACATAATTGTACTGAGGAGAAGACATATGAAAAGCTTTTCAAGAATATTGGAGATCCAGTGGCCTACAAAGTATATTTATCAGTGATGAGTATGGCGCACGCCCTCCATGATTTATCCACCTTCTTACATATAACTGGAGCAAAGGAACTGAAAGCTTTTCGGTATCAAAATACA ACCTCCCTTCTCCACAACCGGATCACTGGCATCTCTGGACACTCCTCACCGGGCGGTCGGCATCCCGTCGGGCAACAAGCCAACTCACATCACAGGCGGGAGAAGAGGAGCGGCGAG CTGAGGAATTTTCTACTCAATGCCAAAATTTTGTTGGACAAAGGAGGATACAGTAAGTTTAACGAGAAAGGAGAAATGCCGGAATATCTGTTCATTGAGAACTGGGTGAAAGAAAAATGGAAACCATCTAATCGCAGCCATCATGCCTCTTATCACTATGCTGTGGGCAGCTTTAGTCCATCCCAAGAAGGAGAGAAGCAGATGACTGTATTCCCTCAGAGGATAACATGGAGACACGGAAAG atgccAGTGAGTTTATGTTCTGACCCTTGTTTTCCTGGAACTCGACGATCTCCAAAGGAAACCTATCACACCTGCTGCCATGATTGTATTTCATGTCCAGAAGGACATATATCCAATGTATCTG gCAGTGAAAATTGTCAAAAGTGTCCTGATGGTCAATGGCCCAATGATGAGAGAGATGAATGTTTTCCAAAAATAATAGAGTATCTGTCCTATGATGATGACATAATGGCTGCCGTGTTCTCCTCCATATCTGGACTATTTCTTATCATAACCGTTTCTGTATCCGGGATCTTCATCTCATTCCTGGACTCTCCGATAGTAAAAGCCAATaatcgcagcatcagcttcattcTTCTTCTCTCCCTGAAGCTGAGTTTATTCTGTGTCTTCCTGTTCATTGGTCGCCCAGATGATATAACCTGCATGCTACGACAAATCTCCACCGGAGTCACCTTCACTGTTGCCGTGTCTTCCATCCTGGCCAAGACCATTATGGTTTCCATCGCTTTCAAAGCCACCAGACCTGGAAGCTCCTGGAGGAAATGGATGGGGGTAAAGCTGCCCAATTCTGTAGTATTGATCTGCTCCTCTCTTCAGCTCCTGAATGGAGTTATTTGGTTGGGGGTTTCTCCTCCATCTCAGGAGCAGGACATGGACTCTTATCCTGgaaagatcatcattcagtgtaatgaaggttatgttggggcattttatttcatgttggggtatttggggtttctggcagcggtgagtTTTGTTCTGGCCTttatggtgaggacattacctgatatctataatgaagccaagtacatcaccttcagcatgctggtgttctgcagtgtgtgGATCTGCGCCATCCCAGCCTATCTGAGCAGTAAGGGGAAGAACATGGTCATGGTGGAGATATTTGCTATATTGGCTTCAGAGATTGGGATTCTGAGCTGTATATTCTTCCCTAAATGCTACAATATTATTAGTAGGCCGGAGATGAACAGCAAGAGGCAGTTCCTGGAGAAGCAATAA